The Dermacentor andersoni chromosome 1, qqDerAnde1_hic_scaffold, whole genome shotgun sequence genomic interval accatccattaTTTGCTGGTTTAATTAACATCACTGCGTTGCGATCGCGTTTTCCTATTCAGctttcgcggtgtttctcgcCATTATACCAAATACAGCAGAATACAACGAAACGCAGGCGATTAGTAGTAAATGCTTATGTATGTCTTAGATAACTCCCAGAAGAGTTTGTGTGTTAATTTTTACTTGCTTCCGCGTTAAGGAGATTACGAAGAGATCCCGCGCGAGATTCTACGTTGCTTAGCTCCCATAGATACGCCTGCAAGTTTAGCACTATAATAAATATACTTCAATGAAGAGACCAGCAAATCGAGGTGGCCAAGCTGTTTATTTCCTTTCGTGAGCACGGTGGTGTTACACTGATGGGATGCAAACCTTCATGGACTTTTCGCTTTTGTTACTGCGTGAACTTTCAAAGTAGCACCAGACGGCCTCGGCTGTCGAAGCCAGCTCGCTGGCTGCCGTTCCTCACTGCAAAACCGTCGGCGTTGGCGCTCAGCCTTTTTTGGTTCATGCGAACGAAAAAGAATCGCCGCGGATCGCAGGTGATCACAGACTTGATCAGAGGCGTGACGACCGTCATTGTTCCGTTTGAGGGGGATGTCCAGACGACGTGCCTGCCCGAGTCCCGGGACACCTGGACGTCACCCCACGGGGCTTGCTGTATGCGCACACCGCCGACGAGCCAGACCTCGTCGCCGCTCCGGTTGTTCCACTGCTTCGCCTGGCTGACCATGCGGAAACATTCGTTGAATCCTTCTTCGTCCTCATGTAAGCTGATGTGGAAAATGCTTAATGGTACGTCGTAGCAGAGGTCCTTGAACCGTTCTGTCGTCGACTTTGTACCTGAGGCATCGACGAGGTAAACGAGTCCGTGATTCAGAGCCGTGAAGATGACACCTCGACTGGATATCTTCGCCAGCCGGCTTCCTGTGGCGATGTCCACGGCGACGCCCTGCTGCAGCACGCGGCCGCATGGATGACACACGCAAGAGCGATCACCGTCGCTGCCAACAGCCGCCGTGCATTCCTTGTCGAAATTGACAACCCGCACGGCGCGTTCCACCGAGATGTCGACGCGAACGCCGTGCCTAAGCATCACCGATACCGTGCCATATGTTGTTACTACCGGTCCGTAGCAAGCTTGTAGTTCAGGCCACGGACCGTGCTCGGCGGCGGTCGGGTCCAGCTGGGCATCTCCGCAGCCTTCTGCGCTCACTGATATCACGGTCGTGCTCTGATCGGCTGTGGTGTGAGGCTCGCCGGTGCCGTTTTCTTCGTCCACTCGCTGGATCGCGCCGGTGTCGTCCTGCAGGAGGTCCCGCGGGAGCATCTCGCTGTCGACGAGCCAGGTGGAAAAAACTGGGTCGAATATGTTCCCTTGTTCGTCGATTAAGGAACCGTGCTCACCGAATGGAAACAGGACCTCTGGGTAACTTGTGCATGGTGGCGCCTGCAGATAGTAGAAGGGCGGAACGATAGCAGGCCACGGCGGGAGGTCACTGCCGCTGATGCCGCCGTCCGCCCCATCCTGGACACCCCGATCTTCGTTGTCGGTCTCGGGCAGCCTCCCTTCCTCGGTGGGTGGC includes:
- the LOC126547257 gene encoding uncharacterized protein — translated: MPTRQPQASTTGPGRRRRYRRRTRQQQPPTEEGRLPETDNEDRGVQDGADGGISGSDLPPWPAIVPPFYYLQAPPCTSYPEVLFPFGEHGSLIDEQGNIFDPVFSTWLVDSEMLPRDLLQDDTGAIQRVDEENGTGEPHTTADQSTTVISVSAEGCGDAQLDPTAAEHGPWPELQACYGPVVTTYGTVSVMLRHGVRVDISVERAVRVVNFDKECTAAVGSDGDRSCVCHPCGRVLQQGVAVDIATGSRLAKISSRGVIFTALNHGLVYLVDASGTKSTTERFKDLCYDVPLSIFHISLHEDEEGFNECFRMVSQAKQWNNRSGDEVWLVGGVRIQQAPWGDVQVSRDSGRHVVWTSPSNGTMTVVTPLIKSVITCDPRRFFFVRMNQKRLSANADGFAVRNGSQRAGFDSRGRLVLL